In Streptomyces sp. NBC_01439, the following are encoded in one genomic region:
- a CDS encoding hemolysin family protein, whose product MNALQLLFALLLVLANGFFVGAEFALVSVRRSQIEPLAAGSKRARQVLHGLENLPRMMAAAQFGITVCSLTLGAVAEPTVARLLEPFFHAVHVPQGLIHPLGYAFALAAVVFLHLVIGEMVPKNLAMAAPEKTALWFSPGLVAFARLCGPVTTALGACAALVLKLFKVEPKDEVEAVYTSAQLGRLLKDSRQAGLLEPVEQERLEDALELGSRPVTDVLLGPDRLVTVGPAVTPRQIEQLTVRTGYSRFPVRADSGAFMGYLHVKDVLDLEDRERAVPQRVWRRMTTLCATVPLDDALGVMRRDATHLAQVADPGGRVLGLVALEDVLEMLVGEVRDPAHRVAPARR is encoded by the coding sequence ATGAACGCGCTCCAACTCCTCTTCGCCCTGTTGCTGGTCCTCGCCAACGGCTTCTTCGTCGGCGCCGAGTTCGCGCTCGTCTCCGTACGGCGCAGCCAGATCGAGCCCCTCGCGGCCGGTTCCAAGCGGGCCCGCCAGGTGCTCCACGGCTTGGAGAACCTGCCCCGCATGATGGCCGCCGCACAGTTCGGCATCACCGTCTGCTCGCTCACCCTCGGCGCGGTCGCCGAGCCCACCGTGGCCCGGCTGCTGGAGCCCTTCTTCCACGCCGTCCACGTACCGCAGGGCCTGATCCACCCCCTCGGCTACGCGTTCGCGCTCGCCGCCGTGGTCTTCCTGCACCTGGTGATCGGCGAAATGGTGCCGAAGAACCTGGCCATGGCGGCCCCGGAGAAGACCGCCCTGTGGTTCAGTCCCGGCCTGGTGGCCTTCGCCCGCCTGTGCGGGCCGGTCACCACCGCGCTCGGTGCCTGCGCCGCGCTCGTCCTGAAGCTCTTCAAGGTGGAGCCCAAGGACGAGGTCGAGGCCGTCTACACCTCCGCCCAGCTGGGCCGGCTCCTCAAGGACTCCCGGCAGGCCGGGCTCCTGGAGCCGGTCGAGCAGGAGCGGCTGGAGGACGCGCTGGAACTGGGCAGCCGCCCCGTCACCGACGTCCTCCTCGGACCGGACCGACTGGTCACGGTCGGCCCGGCGGTGACCCCGCGGCAGATCGAGCAGTTGACCGTCCGCACCGGCTACTCCCGTTTCCCCGTCCGTGCCGACAGCGGCGCCTTCATGGGCTACCTGCACGTCAAGGACGTACTGGACCTGGAGGACAGGGAGCGGGCCGTCCCGCAGCGGGTCTGGCGCCGGATGACCACGCTGTGCGCCACCGTCCCGCTGGACGACGCCCTCGGCGTCATGCGCCGGGACGCCACGCACCTCGCGCAGGTGGCGGATCCGGGGGGCCGGGTCCTCGGCCTGGTCGCCCTGGAGGACGTCCTCGAAATGCTGGTCGGCGAGGTCCGCGACCCGGCCCACCGGGTGGCGCCCGCCCGCCGCTAG